A region from the Geobacter benzoatilyticus genome encodes:
- the thiC gene encoding phosphomethylpyrimidine synthase ThiC: protein MKTQIEIAREGIISPQMATVAAEEHVSPDYVRQMVAEGKIVIPWNHNRKPKAVGIGKGLRTKVNASIGTSSDIIDYEAEVRKARAAQESGADTLMELSVGGDLDRVRREVIAAVDLPVGNVPLYQAFCEAARKYGDPNKLDPEMLFDLIERQCEDGMAFMAVHCGINLYTVERLKRQGYRYGGLVSKGGVSMVAWMMANKRENPLYEQFDRVTGILKKYDTVLSLGNGLRAGAIHDSSDRAQIQELLINCELAEMGREMGCQMLVEGPGHVPLDEVEGNIQLQKRMSGGAPYYMLGPISTDVAPGFDHITAAIGAAQSSRYGADLICYITPAEHLALPNEEDVRQGVKAAKVAAYIGDMNKYPERGRERDKEMSKARRDLDWQKQFELALFPEDAKAIRASRTPEDEATCTMCGDFCASRGAGKLFAADLRGDKI from the coding sequence GTGAAAACCCAGATCGAAATCGCCCGCGAGGGTATCATTTCTCCCCAGATGGCGACCGTCGCGGCTGAAGAGCACGTTTCCCCCGACTACGTCCGGCAGATGGTGGCCGAGGGGAAGATCGTCATTCCGTGGAACCACAACCGCAAACCCAAAGCCGTCGGCATCGGCAAGGGGCTGCGCACCAAGGTGAATGCCTCCATCGGCACTTCCTCCGATATCATCGATTATGAAGCCGAGGTGCGCAAGGCTCGAGCCGCCCAGGAGTCGGGGGCCGATACCCTCATGGAGCTCTCCGTCGGGGGCGACCTGGACCGGGTGCGCCGCGAGGTGATCGCCGCCGTGGACCTCCCCGTGGGAAACGTTCCCCTTTACCAGGCCTTCTGCGAAGCGGCCAGGAAATACGGCGATCCCAACAAGCTGGATCCGGAGATGCTCTTCGACCTGATCGAAAGGCAGTGCGAGGACGGCATGGCCTTCATGGCAGTCCACTGCGGCATCAACCTTTACACCGTTGAACGCCTGAAGCGGCAGGGTTACCGCTATGGCGGCCTCGTCTCCAAGGGTGGGGTGAGCATGGTGGCCTGGATGATGGCCAACAAGCGGGAGAACCCTCTCTACGAACAATTCGACCGGGTGACCGGTATCCTCAAGAAGTATGACACCGTCCTCTCACTGGGGAACGGCCTGCGGGCCGGCGCCATCCACGACTCGTCGGACCGGGCCCAGATCCAGGAGCTCCTCATCAACTGTGAGCTGGCCGAGATGGGGCGGGAGATGGGGTGCCAGATGCTGGTGGAAGGCCCCGGCCATGTCCCCCTGGACGAGGTGGAGGGGAACATCCAGCTCCAGAAGCGGATGAGCGGCGGCGCCCCCTACTACATGCTCGGCCCCATTTCCACCGACGTGGCACCGGGGTTCGACCACATTACCGCGGCAATCGGCGCGGCCCAGTCGAGCCGGTACGGCGCCGACCTCATCTGCTACATCACCCCGGCCGAGCACCTGGCCCTCCCCAACGAGGAGGATGTCCGCCAGGGAGTGAAGGCGGCAAAGGTTGCCGCTTACATAGGCGATATGAACAAGTACCCGGAGCGGGGGCGGGAGCGGGACAAGGAGATGTCCAAGGCCCGCCGGGACCTGGACTGGCAGAAGCAGTTCGAGCTGGCCCTCTTCCCGGAGGACGCGAAAGCGATCCGTGCCAGCCGTACCCCCGAGGACGAGGCCACCTGCACCATGTGCGGCGACTTCTGCGCCTCCCGGGGGGCGGGGAAGCTCTTCGCTGCCGATCTGCGGGGGGATAAGATTTAA
- a CDS encoding sirohydrochlorin chelatase, with protein sequence MKTAILLMAHGSRIPEANDAVLGIAAMVKEMTGYDIVEVSFREQHLPNIQQGIDACVAQGAKRVLLMPYFLFVGAHVQEDLPEEMAQARERHPKVEFAMGGHLGVHRKLAEVEVERIAEALTATGWH encoded by the coding sequence ATGAAAACCGCAATTTTACTGATGGCCCATGGAAGCCGCATTCCCGAGGCCAATGATGCTGTGCTCGGGATTGCCGCCATGGTGAAGGAGATGACCGGCTACGACATTGTGGAGGTGTCGTTCCGGGAGCAGCACCTCCCCAATATCCAGCAGGGGATCGACGCCTGCGTTGCCCAAGGGGCGAAGCGGGTACTTCTGATGCCCTATTTCCTCTTCGTGGGAGCCCACGTTCAGGAAGACCTTCCCGAGGAGATGGCCCAGGCCCGGGAACGCCACCCCAAAGTCGAGTTCGCCATGGGGGGGCACCTGGGGGTTCACCGAAAACTGGCCGAGGTGGAAGTGGAGCGGATTGCAGAGGCCCTTACCGCCACGGGATGGCACTGA
- a CDS encoding precorrin-8X methylmutase yields the protein MSVHLAPEEIEAESFRIIDAEVGPHPWGPAEWPVVRRAIHTSADFDYARTMVFSPRAVSRGVEALRKGLGIVTDTTMALSGIAKPRLGRFGIGAACFVADPDVAREAKAQGITRSILAMRKGAADRGNGIFVIGNAPTALFELLRLIREEGVRPELIVGLPVGFVGAAESKDALLALEDEFPDIPFITNRGRKGGSNVAAAVVNALLILAEEAG from the coding sequence ATGTCGGTCCATCTTGCCCCCGAGGAGATCGAGGCCGAATCGTTCCGCATCATCGACGCTGAGGTGGGACCCCATCCCTGGGGGCCTGCCGAATGGCCGGTGGTGCGGCGGGCGATCCACACGAGCGCCGATTTCGACTATGCCCGCACCATGGTGTTTTCGCCGCGGGCCGTTTCCCGGGGCGTGGAGGCCCTGCGGAAGGGGCTGGGGATCGTCACCGATACGACCATGGCCCTTTCGGGAATTGCCAAGCCGCGCCTCGGGCGTTTCGGTATCGGCGCCGCCTGCTTTGTGGCCGACCCGGATGTGGCCAGGGAAGCAAAAGCACAGGGGATTACCCGCTCCATCCTGGCCATGCGCAAGGGGGCGGCAGACAGGGGCAATGGCATTTTCGTCATCGGTAATGCCCCCACCGCCCTCTTCGAGCTGCTGCGCCTCATTCGGGAGGAAGGGGTGCGGCCGGAGCTGATTGTGGGGCTTCCGGTGGGATTCGTGGGGGCCGCCGAGAGCAAGGACGCGCTCCTGGCCCTGGAGGATGAGTTTCCCGACATTCCCTTCATCACCAACCGGGGGCGCAAGGGGGGGTCCAACGTGGCCGCTGCCGTGGTGAACGCGCTCCTGATTCTGGCGGAGGAGGCGGGGTAG
- a CDS encoding energy-coupling factor ABC transporter ATP-binding protein, with translation MAVARLSVDIRAFTYSDGTRALADIRFEVGRGEFCGILGSNGSGKTTLLRAMDGLVKDYDGQVLLDGRDVRKLHPRDIYRTVGLVFQNPDDQLFAHTVFEDVAFGPRNMGVGESAVKERVDGALAAVEMGELAGKNIHALSYGQKKRVCIAGLLAMGHEVLLMDEPTAGLDPMGEYRMMELLTRLNRDQGVTVVMATHSVDLVPLFLHRLHILSRGKIVRSGSPEEVFTAPSELENVKLRLPHIAELIHQLKHEDGLPFRRLPLTIGEARREIVEVMEMKRSSS, from the coding sequence GTGGCTGTAGCTCGCCTTTCTGTCGACATTCGGGCATTCACTTATTCCGACGGCACTCGTGCCCTGGCCGACATCCGGTTTGAGGTGGGGCGGGGAGAATTCTGCGGTATCCTCGGTTCCAACGGATCGGGCAAGACGACACTCCTCAGGGCCATGGACGGGTTGGTGAAGGATTATGACGGCCAGGTGCTCCTGGACGGCCGGGATGTGCGGAAACTCCACCCCAGGGACATCTACCGGACCGTGGGGCTCGTGTTCCAGAATCCGGATGACCAGCTTTTCGCCCATACGGTTTTCGAGGATGTGGCCTTTGGCCCACGTAACATGGGGGTTGGGGAATCCGCGGTAAAGGAGCGGGTGGATGGTGCCCTTGCCGCCGTGGAGATGGGAGAGCTGGCCGGCAAGAACATCCACGCCCTCAGCTACGGCCAGAAGAAGCGGGTCTGCATCGCCGGGCTCCTGGCCATGGGGCACGAGGTGCTCCTCATGGACGAGCCCACCGCGGGCCTCGATCCCATGGGGGAGTACCGGATGATGGAGCTCCTGACGCGGCTCAACCGCGACCAGGGGGTGACCGTTGTCATGGCGACCCACTCGGTGGACCTGGTACCCCTGTTCCTCCACCGGCTCCACATTCTGAGTCGGGGGAAGATAGTCCGTAGCGGCTCACCGGAGGAGGTCTTTACCGCCCCCTCTGAACTTGAAAACGTGAAGCTGCGCCTTCCCCACATCGCCGAGCTGATTCACCAACTGAAACACGAAGACGGCCTCCCCTTCCGGCGGCTTCCCCTCACCATCGGCGAGGCGCGGCGGGAGATTGTGGAGGTAATGGAAATGAAAAGGAGCAGTTCATGA
- a CDS encoding energy-coupling factor ABC transporter permease, translating into MQKFLKVFSVSLCLCGGLLLFSAVPAHAMHIAEGILPFNWALLWFAVAAPFLAVGIRRLNALSREDLSMKPLVGLMAAVVFIISCMPIPVPSAGTCSHPCGTGISAILTGPFVSVVIAAVALLIQALLLAHGGLSTLGADIVSMGVVGSFAGWFVFRGMRRLGGSLAVAGFCAGLAADWATYLATSGELAAGIRGSEPFLPLFLKIAVAFIPTQLPLGILEGAMTAGMVVLLSRKRPDLLVKMRVLRPKEVAA; encoded by the coding sequence ATGCAAAAGTTTCTCAAGGTTTTCTCCGTGTCTCTGTGTCTCTGTGGTGGATTACTGCTTTTCAGCGCAGTTCCCGCCCACGCCATGCACATCGCCGAGGGGATTCTCCCCTTCAACTGGGCGCTCCTCTGGTTTGCGGTGGCGGCGCCGTTTCTTGCTGTGGGGATCCGACGGCTGAACGCGCTTTCCCGGGAAGATCTCTCCATGAAGCCGCTGGTGGGGCTCATGGCGGCGGTGGTCTTCATCATCTCCTGCATGCCGATTCCGGTCCCCAGCGCCGGCACCTGCTCCCATCCCTGCGGCACGGGGATATCCGCCATTCTGACGGGCCCCTTCGTGTCGGTGGTAATCGCCGCGGTGGCGCTTCTCATCCAGGCGCTCCTGTTGGCCCACGGCGGGCTCTCTACCCTGGGGGCCGACATCGTCTCCATGGGGGTGGTGGGCTCCTTTGCCGGGTGGTTCGTATTCCGGGGGATGCGCCGGTTGGGTGGAAGCCTCGCCGTGGCGGGTTTCTGCGCGGGGCTTGCGGCTGACTGGGCCACCTACCTGGCCACGTCAGGGGAACTGGCTGCCGGCATCCGGGGGAGCGAACCCTTTCTCCCCCTCTTCCTGAAAATCGCAGTGGCCTTCATTCCGACCCAGCTTCCCCTCGGTATCCTCGAGGGGGCCATGACCGCCGGCATGGTGGTGCTCCTTTCCCGCAAGCGCCCCGATTTGCTGGTGAAGATGCGGGTTCTCCGGCCGAAAGAGGTGGCGGCGTGA
- the cbiQ gene encoding cobalt ECF transporter T component CbiQ has protein sequence MHRLSHHVPQQHPVTKLDPRVKLISALALLVMVLSSTGFAFPLLTAALGLALCLWLGVPARVILLRFAEPLFIALVVLLIKTFFSGTEPLFSINIPGFEIVAHRDGLVAGGAIAARIAGAVAVVAAVGFATPFTGLMAALAWLRVPQGFIDVALFAWRYLFVLFDDAQVVYGAQRNRLGYAGFRRGLRSFGMLAGALVIKAFDTSQTITTAMVQRGYDGNLPLLKHRPFRAGEVAASVLFVATMGVIRWL, from the coding sequence ATGCACCGACTTTCCCATCACGTACCGCAACAACACCCTGTCACTAAGCTCGACCCGCGCGTTAAGCTCATTTCCGCGCTGGCGCTTCTCGTTATGGTATTGAGCAGCACGGGATTCGCCTTCCCGCTCCTGACAGCCGCTCTCGGGCTTGCCCTCTGCCTTTGGCTGGGGGTGCCGGCCAGGGTTATCCTTCTGCGGTTCGCCGAGCCCCTCTTCATCGCGCTTGTTGTCCTGCTCATCAAGACCTTCTTCAGCGGGACGGAACCGCTTTTCAGTATCAATATCCCGGGTTTCGAGATCGTTGCCCACCGGGACGGACTTGTTGCAGGGGGAGCCATTGCCGCGCGGATCGCCGGGGCCGTTGCGGTGGTGGCGGCGGTGGGTTTTGCCACCCCATTCACCGGCCTTATGGCGGCCCTGGCGTGGCTGCGGGTTCCACAGGGCTTCATCGACGTGGCTCTCTTTGCCTGGCGCTACCTCTTCGTCCTCTTCGACGATGCCCAGGTGGTCTACGGTGCCCAGAGGAACCGTCTGGGCTATGCCGGTTTCCGGCGGGGGCTCCGCTCCTTCGGGATGCTGGCGGGTGCCCTGGTCATCAAGGCCTTCGATACCAGCCAGACCATTACCACCGCCATGGTGCAGCGGGGGTACGACGGTAATCTCCCCCTCCTGAAACACCGCCCCTTCCGTGCGGGCGAGGTGGCGGCGTCGGTCCTGTTCGTGGCGACCATGGGGGTGATACGGTGGCTGTAG
- the cobI gene encoding precorrin-2 C(20)-methyltransferase, with protein sequence MPYTTAKIYAVGVGPGDPELLTRKAERIIRTADVICAPTGAADAASYALSIVADLVDSSRQEVLPQVFPMRKDQEGLEAFWDEAAAQVAERVRGGKDVAFITIGDPFLYSTFLYLYRIFRERYPEIPVEIVPGISSINAAAAVAGVPLGMAAGRIAILPTTYEDDELRRTFADFDTVILMKVNRVFDRIYSLLKELGLERKAVFVRRVGSADEEVVFDLERLVGEKLDYLSLLIVRK encoded by the coding sequence GTGCCGTATACTACTGCCAAGATTTACGCCGTGGGCGTCGGCCCCGGCGACCCGGAGCTGCTGACGAGGAAGGCCGAGCGGATCATTCGCACTGCCGACGTCATCTGCGCCCCCACCGGCGCGGCCGATGCCGCCAGCTACGCCCTGTCCATCGTGGCGGATCTCGTTGATTCCTCCCGCCAGGAGGTGCTTCCCCAGGTTTTTCCCATGCGCAAGGACCAGGAGGGGCTCGAGGCGTTCTGGGATGAGGCTGCCGCCCAGGTTGCCGAGCGGGTCCGGGGCGGGAAGGATGTGGCCTTCATCACCATAGGCGACCCGTTCCTCTACTCCACCTTCCTCTACCTCTATCGCATCTTCCGGGAGCGCTACCCGGAGATCCCCGTGGAGATTGTGCCGGGGATATCCAGCATCAACGCTGCCGCAGCCGTTGCCGGCGTCCCCCTGGGGATGGCCGCCGGGAGGATCGCCATCCTCCCCACCACCTACGAGGATGACGAACTCCGCAGGACCTTCGCCGACTTCGACACCGTCATCCTAATGAAGGTGAACCGGGTCTTCGACCGGATATATTCCCTGCTGAAGGAGCTGGGGCTGGAGCGAAAGGCAGTCTTTGTCCGCCGGGTCGGTTCCGCCGATGAAGAGGTGGTCTTCGATCTGGAGCGGCTGGTGGGGGAAAAGCTAGATTACCTGTCGCTCTTGATTGTCAGGAAGTAG
- the cobM gene encoding precorrin-4 C(11)-methyltransferase, producing the protein MVEKNIVHFVGAGPGDAELITLKGARLLREADVVVYAGSLVDRELVRTYAPDAEVYDSAAMTLEETTAVLARVVADGKRAVRLHTGDPSIYGAIQEQMAELDALGIGYAVVPGVTSAFAAAATLKQELTLPEVSQTVIITRLAGRTPVPEREKLAGIAKLGATLVIYLSVSMIEQVVAELLEGAYTPKTPVAVVARASWPDEQSVEGTLADIAVKVRDAGIGKQAIILVGDVLKARREGLKSKSLLYDKGFSHEFRKGIVT; encoded by the coding sequence GTGGTTGAAAAAAATATAGTCCATTTCGTCGGCGCCGGCCCCGGCGATGCCGAGCTCATTACCTTAAAGGGGGCCCGGCTTCTGCGGGAAGCGGATGTCGTCGTCTATGCCGGGAGCCTGGTGGATCGGGAACTGGTCCGCACCTATGCCCCCGATGCGGAAGTGTACGACTCCGCCGCCATGACCCTGGAAGAGACCACGGCGGTCCTGGCCCGGGTGGTGGCGGACGGCAAGCGGGCGGTGCGCCTCCACACCGGCGACCCCTCCATTTATGGGGCGATCCAGGAGCAGATGGCGGAGCTGGATGCCCTCGGCATCGGCTATGCCGTGGTGCCGGGTGTGACGAGCGCCTTTGCCGCCGCCGCTACCCTCAAGCAGGAGCTGACCCTGCCGGAGGTCTCCCAGACCGTCATCATCACGCGGCTTGCGGGGCGGACCCCGGTGCCGGAGCGGGAGAAGCTGGCCGGGATCGCGAAGCTCGGGGCGACGTTGGTTATTTACCTGTCGGTTTCCATGATCGAGCAGGTGGTGGCTGAACTCCTGGAGGGGGCCTACACGCCGAAGACACCGGTAGCGGTGGTGGCCCGGGCGTCGTGGCCCGACGAGCAGTCGGTGGAGGGAACCCTGGCGGATATCGCCGTAAAGGTGCGGGACGCCGGTATCGGCAAGCAGGCCATCATCCTAGTGGGGGATGTGCTGAAAGCCCGGCGGGAAGGTCTCAAGAGCAAGTCGCTCCTGTACGACAAGGGCTTTTCCCACGAGTTCCGGAAGGGGATTGTCACGTAG
- a CDS encoding cobalt-precorrin-5B (C(1))-methyltransferase — protein MDRKELRHGYTTGACAAAAAKGAARMLREQRIVEEVELVLPRGERVLFRLRGQEFDDSAAACFVVKDAGDDPDVTNGAEIHARVRREPLNRSGARNMVFVDGGKGVGTVTKPGLGVGVGNPAINPVPMRMITEGVKEEFSVICLPQALYVTISIPNGEELAKKTLNARLGIVGGLSILGTTGIVRPISAKAWTDTLDAALDVARACGCETVVLSTGRTSEIVAQKVAAFPEEAYVMMGDHVGYALRACARKGVGRVILAGQFAKLLKIACGHEQTHVSSSVLDLQMLADWLREMDSRSPVPGPWSRYNTARQVLEESGHDRALIEHVCIRAREAAGRMAPSLDIKVLLAGYDSTVLYFG, from the coding sequence ATGGACAGGAAAGAACTCCGACACGGCTACACCACCGGTGCTTGCGCTGCCGCCGCTGCCAAGGGGGCGGCCCGGATGCTCCGGGAGCAGCGTATCGTGGAGGAGGTGGAACTTGTCCTCCCCAGGGGAGAGCGGGTGCTCTTCCGCCTTCGGGGGCAGGAGTTCGACGACAGTGCCGCCGCCTGTTTCGTGGTGAAAGACGCGGGGGACGACCCCGACGTCACCAACGGCGCCGAGATCCACGCCCGGGTCCGGCGTGAGCCCCTGAACCGTTCCGGCGCCCGGAATATGGTCTTTGTGGATGGCGGCAAGGGGGTCGGCACGGTGACCAAGCCGGGCCTCGGCGTGGGGGTGGGAAACCCGGCCATCAACCCGGTGCCGATGCGGATGATTACTGAGGGGGTGAAAGAAGAATTTTCCGTCATCTGCCTCCCCCAGGCCCTCTACGTTACCATTTCCATCCCAAACGGCGAAGAACTGGCGAAAAAGACCCTGAACGCCCGCCTCGGCATCGTGGGGGGGCTCTCCATCCTCGGAACCACCGGCATCGTGCGCCCCATCTCCGCCAAGGCCTGGACCGATACCCTCGATGCGGCCCTGGACGTGGCCCGGGCCTGCGGCTGTGAGACAGTGGTCCTCTCAACGGGGAGGACCAGCGAGATTGTGGCTCAGAAGGTGGCCGCGTTTCCGGAAGAGGCCTATGTGATGATGGGGGACCATGTGGGGTACGCGCTCCGGGCCTGCGCCCGCAAGGGGGTTGGCCGCGTCATACTGGCGGGGCAGTTCGCCAAGCTCCTCAAGATCGCCTGCGGCCACGAGCAGACCCATGTCTCCTCGTCGGTGCTGGATCTGCAAATGCTTGCGGACTGGCTCCGCGAGATGGATTCACGGTCCCCGGTCCCCGGTCCCTGGTCCCGGTACAACACCGCCCGCCAGGTGCTGGAGGAGTCGGGTCACGATCGTGCCCTCATTGAGCACGTATGCATCAGGGCACGGGAGGCGGCCGGCCGGATGGCCCCTTCCCTCGACATCAAGGTTTTACTGGCAGGGTACGATTCAACAGTGCTATATTTCGGGTAA
- a CDS encoding cobalt-precorrin 5A hydrolase, with protein MSIAIIAITRNGARLGTQLRDGFGNGELYVLQKFAGQAGKGAIPFSGDLKGLVAELWPLFDGFVFIMATGIVVRMVAPHLVAKDVDPAVVVMDDAGKFAVSLLAGHLGGANELACRCAFITGAREVITTATDANSLPSFDMLAKEEGWAIDDLCRVKTLNALILAGEEIAVVDPTDRVRTAFHGAARLSFHDTFVEALQSGARGFVFVTNRRLPPQSQADALLVLRPRNLVLGIGCNSGTGAEEIEEVVSAQMKRLFLSLKSVACIGSAAAKREEAGLLAFAGEHDLAIRFFESGELNGVAVPSPPSAHALEAIGATGVAEPAAVLASDGGRLLLAKIKSGNVTLAIAEIRGF; from the coding sequence ATGAGCATCGCCATAATCGCCATAACCCGCAACGGCGCCCGGCTTGGCACGCAGTTGCGGGATGGGTTCGGCAACGGGGAGCTTTACGTCCTGCAGAAGTTCGCCGGGCAGGCGGGGAAAGGGGCCATTCCCTTTTCCGGGGATCTTAAGGGACTGGTGGCGGAACTCTGGCCCCTCTTCGACGGTTTCGTCTTCATCATGGCCACGGGAATCGTTGTCCGGATGGTGGCCCCGCACCTGGTTGCCAAGGATGTGGATCCTGCGGTGGTGGTGATGGACGACGCCGGGAAATTCGCCGTTTCCCTCCTGGCGGGACATCTCGGCGGCGCCAATGAGCTTGCTTGCCGCTGTGCCTTCATCACCGGCGCCCGTGAGGTGATAACTACCGCCACCGACGCCAACAGCCTCCCCTCCTTCGACATGCTGGCCAAGGAGGAGGGATGGGCCATAGACGACCTCTGCCGAGTGAAGACCCTGAACGCGCTCATCCTTGCGGGGGAAGAGATCGCCGTGGTGGACCCCACCGACCGGGTCCGGACCGCCTTTCACGGCGCGGCGCGGCTCTCCTTCCACGATACGTTCGTGGAAGCCCTCCAGAGCGGCGCCAGGGGGTTCGTATTCGTCACCAACCGACGGCTTCCTCCCCAATCCCAGGCAGATGCCCTCCTTGTTCTGCGTCCCCGCAACCTGGTGCTCGGCATCGGCTGCAACAGCGGCACCGGTGCCGAGGAAATCGAAGAGGTGGTGAGTGCCCAGATGAAGCGCCTCTTCCTCTCCCTGAAGAGCGTTGCCTGCATCGGGAGCGCCGCGGCAAAGCGTGAGGAGGCGGGACTTCTGGCTTTTGCCGGTGAGCACGATCTGGCCATTCGCTTTTTCGAGAGCGGGGAATTGAACGGAGTTGCCGTGCCGTCACCCCCCTCGGCCCATGCCCTGGAGGCCATCGGCGCCACCGGTGTCGCCGAGCCGGCCGCAGTGCTTGCATCCGACGGAGGACGCCTGTTGCTGGCAAAGATCAAGAGCGGCAACGTTACGCTCGCCATTGCTGAAATACGAGGTTTTTGA
- the cbiE gene encoding precorrin-6y C5,15-methyltransferase (decarboxylating) subunit CbiE: MPHQKIYLIGAGIEGWEGFGAKALEVIGKAEVLIGHKRHLDIFPDFAGKKQELGDLSILLEQLRATDKLTVVLGSGDPNFFGIARFLLRNLPKDRIEIFPNVTSVQYAFAQIKEPWDDAIFVSVHGRGLKGAVDRIVAAEKVAVLTDKTNNPAAIARELIVRGAEGYEAWLCENMGLTGEKFTRTDVKGLLELPAAELNILILIKAWEPQLAQYPVIGIDDEEFATAKKLITKQEVRAVTLSKLRLQDDLVMWDIGAGSGSVSIEASNLMPNGRIFALERNSQYLTFIRSNLKKFVARNVTLIEAFAPDGLDELPDPDRVFIGGSGGMLEDIIDAVDRRLKPDGVIVLNAVTLDTLTKSVEFLEDHGYGVEVACINVAKTKGLTEYKMFESHNPVYIITAWKGEE; the protein is encoded by the coding sequence ATGCCCCACCAGAAAATCTATCTCATCGGCGCAGGCATTGAAGGGTGGGAAGGGTTCGGCGCCAAGGCCCTTGAGGTTATCGGCAAGGCCGAGGTCCTGATTGGCCATAAGCGTCACCTGGACATTTTCCCCGATTTCGCCGGTAAGAAGCAGGAATTGGGCGACCTCTCCATCCTCCTGGAACAGCTTCGGGCGACCGACAAATTGACGGTGGTCCTCGGTTCCGGCGATCCGAACTTCTTCGGCATCGCCCGGTTCCTGCTCCGCAACCTTCCCAAGGATCGGATCGAGATATTTCCCAACGTGACGAGCGTCCAGTATGCCTTCGCCCAGATCAAGGAACCGTGGGACGACGCCATCTTCGTCTCGGTTCATGGCCGGGGGCTCAAGGGGGCCGTGGACCGGATCGTGGCCGCCGAGAAGGTGGCGGTTCTCACTGACAAAACCAATAACCCCGCGGCAATAGCCCGGGAGCTCATCGTCCGTGGCGCCGAGGGATACGAGGCGTGGCTCTGCGAAAACATGGGGCTGACCGGCGAGAAATTCACCAGGACCGACGTGAAGGGGCTTTTGGAGCTGCCGGCTGCGGAGCTGAACATTCTCATACTCATCAAGGCCTGGGAGCCCCAACTGGCCCAGTATCCGGTCATCGGCATCGACGACGAAGAATTCGCCACCGCCAAGAAGCTCATAACCAAGCAGGAAGTGCGGGCGGTGACCCTGTCTAAGCTCAGGCTCCAGGATGATCTTGTAATGTGGGACATCGGTGCCGGGAGCGGTTCCGTATCCATCGAGGCATCGAATCTGATGCCAAACGGTCGGATCTTCGCCCTGGAGAGGAATTCCCAGTACCTCACATTCATCCGCAGCAACCTGAAGAAGTTCGTGGCCCGTAATGTGACGCTCATCGAAGCTTTTGCTCCCGATGGGCTCGATGAGCTTCCGGATCCGGACCGTGTCTTCATCGGCGGCTCCGGCGGCATGCTGGAGGATATCATTGATGCCGTTGACCGGCGCCTCAAGCCCGACGGTGTCATAGTACTCAACGCCGTGACCCTCGATACCCTCACCAAGTCGGTGGAGTTCCTGGAGGATCACGGCTATGGGGTGGAGGTGGCCTGCATCAACGTGGCCAAGACCAAGGGGCTCACCGAGTACAAGATGTTCGAGTCCCACAATCCGGTCTATATCATCACCGCCTGGAAGGGCGAAGAGTGA